From Nocardia sp. XZ_19_385, the proteins below share one genomic window:
- a CDS encoding oxygenase MpaB family protein yields MTGLAEASDLAELPGLPKDSLTARWAADWRLILLAPSALLLQVAHPVIGSGVAEHSIFKTDPIGRFDRSYWPTLALAFYGDDTAAYGRDIKAMHKPIGGIDHAGRKYHAWEPEAYFFVLATGYFASEIAATRFGPGLTAAQRVELYDGWRRMALLAGLPERAVPQDLPSFESWFDAVLRDRLEHHPSVGDVLVTMSKPPVPQPIPAWLWKLVMWRIVGPLACWVNTGVLPDVARQRLGLTWTDRDERRLNHFATLVRAVDKVLPRPVREITRVVALRRKAEIMRNVRRAADAV; encoded by the coding sequence ATGACCGGACTCGCCGAAGCGTCCGATCTCGCGGAACTGCCCGGCCTGCCCAAGGATTCGCTGACCGCCCGGTGGGCCGCGGACTGGCGGCTGATCCTGCTCGCCCCGAGCGCACTGCTGCTGCAGGTCGCGCACCCGGTGATCGGTTCGGGCGTAGCCGAGCACTCGATCTTCAAGACCGACCCGATCGGCCGCTTCGATCGGTCGTATTGGCCGACGCTCGCACTTGCCTTCTACGGCGACGACACCGCCGCCTACGGTCGTGACATCAAGGCGATGCACAAGCCGATCGGCGGCATCGACCACGCGGGCCGCAAGTATCACGCATGGGAACCCGAGGCCTACTTCTTCGTGCTGGCCACCGGCTATTTCGCCAGCGAGATCGCCGCCACGCGGTTCGGTCCCGGTCTCACCGCGGCCCAGCGGGTGGAGTTGTACGACGGGTGGCGGCGGATGGCCTTGCTGGCCGGACTGCCGGAACGCGCTGTGCCCCAGGACCTGCCCAGCTTCGAGTCCTGGTTCGACGCCGTCCTGCGGGACCGCCTCGAACACCATCCGAGTGTCGGCGACGTCCTCGTGACGATGTCGAAACCTCCAGTCCCGCAGCCGATCCCGGCGTGGCTGTGGAAGCTGGTGATGTGGCGGATCGTCGGCCCACTCGCCTGCTGGGTGAACACCGGCGTCCTGCCGGACGTCGCGCGCCAACGCCTGGGTCTGACCTGGACCGACCGTGACGAGCGCCGACTGAACCACTTCGCCACCCTGGTCCGCGCCGTCGACAAGGTGCTGCCGCGGCCGGTCCGCGAGATCACCCGCGTAGTGGCGCTGCGGCGCAAGGCGGAAATTATGCGCAACGTCCGCCGGGCCGCCGATGCGGTGTGA
- a CDS encoding serine hydrolase, whose product MGRFGGFLTGFAAVSLVAGSVLTPSAQAAPAETRCAVTSDRDPQRARPEQVGMDSAPLQEALEFAAGRNRFNVQVFRHNCLIGEGPTNDQSGNVAWNIWSSTKSVVSMLAGIAWDQEKLDIEAPIGRYLPEGLGDELRRSITVENLLTETSGMRVGVFTEGITGVIPVDPNSAVQALGVPLDNPPGAAFSYSQRNVDLLSYVIELAVGEPLQQFAQRELFDPLGIPPSDYYWARDRAGHTYGYAHLTIPPNDFAKIGLLVHNEGRWGRQQILSKDYLARALSPSAANRCYGYLFWLGAGCAEIPDYLPADSYAMSGLGLQNVFFIPSLDLTVMWTGVFGNVTNYGLQGILQNFEELPHEFFRKLLAAFPGTTDPGPYLEPPIRIDPSRYFDTGILLAVFGIGPSAYPGCNVFACLNYPLAPPFTDAPPGCAVLVCLGPDPRTPGIR is encoded by the coding sequence ATGGGGCGCTTCGGTGGATTCCTGACTGGGTTCGCGGCGGTTTCGCTGGTGGCGGGCAGTGTTCTCACGCCGAGCGCGCAGGCCGCGCCCGCCGAGACACGCTGCGCGGTAACTTCCGACCGCGATCCGCAACGCGCCAGACCTGAGCAGGTCGGGATGGATTCGGCGCCCCTGCAAGAGGCGCTGGAGTTCGCGGCCGGAAGAAACCGGTTCAATGTGCAAGTCTTTCGCCACAACTGCCTGATCGGGGAAGGACCGACAAACGATCAGAGCGGCAATGTGGCGTGGAATATCTGGAGTTCCACCAAGAGCGTGGTTTCGATGCTCGCCGGAATCGCCTGGGATCAAGAGAAGCTCGATATCGAGGCGCCGATCGGCCGATACCTACCGGAGGGGCTCGGCGATGAGCTCAGACGGTCGATCACCGTGGAGAACCTGCTCACCGAAACATCCGGAATGCGAGTCGGTGTTTTCACCGAAGGCATCACCGGGGTCATCCCGGTCGATCCGAACAGCGCCGTGCAGGCGCTCGGTGTGCCGCTGGACAATCCGCCGGGCGCGGCGTTCAGCTACAGCCAGCGCAATGTCGATCTGCTCTCGTATGTAATCGAATTGGCCGTGGGCGAGCCGCTGCAGCAGTTCGCGCAGCGCGAGCTATTCGATCCGCTCGGAATTCCGCCGAGTGATTACTACTGGGCCCGCGACCGCGCCGGACACACCTACGGGTACGCGCACCTGACGATCCCGCCCAACGATTTCGCCAAGATCGGGCTGCTGGTCCACAACGAAGGGCGCTGGGGCAGACAGCAAATTCTGTCGAAGGACTATCTGGCGAGAGCGCTCTCCCCCTCCGCCGCCAACCGCTGTTATGGCTACCTGTTCTGGCTCGGCGCCGGGTGCGCGGAGATACCGGATTACCTGCCCGCGGACTCGTATGCGATGTCCGGACTGGGCCTGCAGAACGTCTTCTTCATTCCGAGCCTGGATCTCACGGTGATGTGGACCGGCGTCTTCGGCAACGTCACCAACTACGGCTTGCAGGGCATCCTGCAGAACTTCGAGGAACTGCCGCACGAGTTCTTCCGGAAACTGCTGGCCGCCTTCCCCGGAACCACCGATCCGGGCCCCTACCTCGAACCCCCGATCCGCATCGACCCGAGCCGCTACTTCGACACCGGCATCCTGCTCGCGGTATTCGGTATCGGACCCTCCGCCTACCCCGGTTGCAACGTATTCGCCTGCCTGAATTACCCACTGGCACCGCCGTTTACCGACGCCCCACCCGGCTGCGCGGTCCTGGTCTGCCTCGGCCCCGACCCACGCACCCCCGGAATCCGCTAA
- a CDS encoding APC family permease, producing the protein MTAHSEALARRLGLGDSVVIGLGSMVGAGIFAALAPAAGAAGSWLLLALGIAAVLAYCNATASARLAALYPVSGGTYVYGRERLGEFWGYLAGWGFVVGKTASCAAMALTVGSYAWPEHSRVVAVAAVVAITALNYSGVQKSALATRIIVAVVLGVLVVVVGTGLFGNHSAATALPDRIGPRGVLEAAGLLFFAFAGYARIATLGEEVREPRRTIPRAIMIGLGLALAIYALVAVAALSTLGSAGLAAGADPLARLVSAAGAPELAPVVRVGAVLAATGSLLALILGVSRVLLAMARDRWLPGALAAVHPRFGVPHRAELLVGVVVAVVAASFDLRAAIGFSSFTVLAYYLVANVSAATLSAAENRPARWVTIVGAAGCVVVGFCLPFSSVLAGLAVLAVGAGWYFVRQKRAGTTE; encoded by the coding sequence GTGACTGCACACAGCGAAGCGTTGGCGCGCCGGCTCGGCCTCGGGGACTCGGTGGTGATCGGGCTCGGGTCGATGGTGGGCGCCGGGATCTTCGCGGCGCTGGCGCCGGCGGCGGGTGCGGCCGGATCGTGGTTGCTACTCGCGCTCGGTATCGCGGCGGTGCTCGCCTACTGCAACGCGACCGCGTCGGCGCGGCTGGCGGCGCTGTATCCGGTGTCGGGCGGGACCTATGTGTACGGGCGGGAGCGACTCGGCGAGTTCTGGGGATATCTGGCGGGGTGGGGTTTCGTCGTCGGGAAGACGGCATCGTGTGCGGCGATGGCGTTGACGGTAGGAAGCTATGCCTGGCCGGAACATTCGCGGGTGGTCGCGGTCGCCGCCGTCGTGGCGATCACCGCGCTGAACTACTCGGGGGTGCAGAAGTCGGCGCTGGCTACCCGCATCATTGTCGCGGTCGTGCTCGGTGTGCTGGTTGTGGTGGTCGGCACCGGGCTGTTCGGAAATCATTCGGCGGCAACGGCTCTGCCCGACCGGATCGGCCCGCGCGGTGTGCTGGAGGCGGCGGGGCTGTTGTTCTTCGCGTTCGCCGGGTACGCGCGGATCGCGACACTCGGTGAGGAGGTGCGCGAGCCGCGGCGGACCATCCCGCGCGCCATCATGATCGGTTTGGGGCTGGCGCTCGCGATCTATGCGCTGGTGGCGGTGGCGGCATTGAGCACACTCGGGTCCGCCGGGCTGGCCGCCGGGGCCGACCCCTTGGCCAGGCTGGTATCCGCCGCGGGCGCACCGGAATTGGCGCCGGTCGTGCGGGTGGGCGCGGTGCTCGCCGCGACCGGGTCGCTGCTCGCACTGATCCTCGGGGTCTCGCGGGTCCTGCTGGCCATGGCTCGCGACCGCTGGCTGCCCGGTGCGCTGGCCGCGGTACATCCGCGCTTCGGCGTGCCACACCGGGCCGAGTTGCTGGTCGGGGTGGTCGTTGCCGTTGTCGCGGCGAGTTTCGATCTGCGTGCGGCTATCGGTTTTTCGTCGTTCACCGTGCTGGCCTATTACCTGGTCGCCAATGTTTCGGCCGCCACATTGAGCGCGGCGGAGAACCGCCCGGCCCGCTGGGTGACGATTGTCGGTGCCGCCGGATGCGTGGTCGTCGGATTCTGTCTGCCATTCAGCTCCGTACTCGCCGGGCTGGCAGTTCTCGCGGTCGGAGCCGGTTGGTACTTCGTGCGCCAAAAGCGCGCCGGGACGACGGAGTAA
- a CDS encoding type II toxin-antitoxin system Phd/YefM family antitoxin — MAAAITASEARKNLFPLVKMVNENHDTVEIVSKAGNAVLMSKDDYDALLTTVELLSGPDGARLRRSIEELEGGGGTSRELIE; from the coding sequence ATGGCAGCGGCAATTACTGCGAGCGAAGCGCGTAAGAACCTATTTCCACTGGTCAAGATGGTTAACGAGAATCACGATACGGTAGAGATCGTCTCGAAGGCGGGGAATGCTGTGCTGATGTCCAAGGATGACTACGACGCTTTGCTCACTACCGTCGAGTTGTTGAGCGGGCCCGATGGCGCACGTCTACGCCGGTCGATCGAGGAGCTCGAAGGTGGTGGCGGCACCAGCCGCGAGCTCATCGAATGA
- a CDS encoding Txe/YoeB family addiction module toxin, whose product MKLIFSEVAWEEYTAWLQRDRTVLKKVNVLIKAILADPFEGIGKPEPLKHDLAGYWSRRITQEHRSVYKVVDGAIWIAKVGKHYE is encoded by the coding sequence ATGAAGCTCATTTTCTCGGAAGTCGCTTGGGAGGAATACACCGCTTGGCTCCAGCGCGACCGCACCGTGCTGAAGAAGGTCAACGTGTTGATCAAGGCGATACTTGCCGACCCGTTCGAAGGGATCGGGAAGCCGGAGCCCCTCAAACATGACCTCGCCGGGTATTGGTCACGGCGAATCACGCAAGAGCATCGGAGTGTGTACAAGGTGGTCGACGGTGCGATCTGGATTGCCAAGGTCGGCAAGCACTACGAGTGA